A part of Carassius carassius chromosome 4, fCarCar2.1, whole genome shotgun sequence genomic DNA contains:
- the LOC132140105 gene encoding transmembrane protein 127-like, with the protein MTLALTPAAVCQCFTLVSLCTSIADPNWIQVQNCSDSSSSLIYGVAFTLHAYQNLTDTGPLGGLQGLGMWLLYSLAALCFSAVLVSSSSFLLDFLGAAVNHSKLIMLLHVSTAFFCVAVVGVCAACMSVIEHNLHRGTTESRPALCMSAGESLYIEIVGLLFSFIACTLALKGRPEPVRPCDYLSVDGAHSDTEPLIGGAEREE; encoded by the exons ATGACCCTGGCATTGACCCCTGCGGCCGTGTGCCAGTGCTTCACGCTTGTGTCACTGTGCACGTCTATCGCTGATCCCAACTGGATCCAGGTCCAGAACTGCTCTGATTCGAGCAGCAGTCTCATCTACGGTGTGGCCTTCACTCTACACGCCTATCAGAATCTGACAGACACAG GTCCGTTGGGTGGGCTGCAGGGACTGGGGATGTGGCTGCTGTACTCTCTAGCTGCTCTCTGCTTCAGCGCCGTCCTGGTTTCCAGCTCCTCGTTCCTGCTGGATTTCCTCggagcagctgtcaatcactcAAAGCTGATCATGTTACTGCACGTCTCTACAG CGTTCTTCTGCGTGGCggttgtgggtgtgtgtgcggcCTGCATGAGTGTGATTGAACACAACCTGCATCGAGGGACGACTGAAAGCCGCCCGGCGCTCTGCATGTCTGCAGGAGAAAGCCTTTACATCGAGATCGTGGGCCTGCTCTTCTCCTTCATTGCGTGCACTTTGGCCCTCAAGGGTCGTCCTGAACCCGTCAGGCCCTGTGACTACCTGAGCGTGGATGGAGCGCACAGTGACACGGAGCCTTTGATTGGTGGAGCTGAGAGAGAGGAGTAA